gcgggcaactgaggtggtagttcgcctgatggtaaacgatcaccaccgcccatgaacattcgcagaggtagtgcctctgcgaatgctgCTATATATATTGACTGGAACggttaggaaaaggaaatgtggcatgccactatttcacgccggttttctgtgggggtgtggtacttacccggtgcgagctggcctacAATTcctttttacaattaaaataaatgcaatgatatattatatatttggtttataataaaaatatacaaaattgtaaagCCTACATTCCTGACAGAAACCACTCATTACTGATTCTAAACATATTTCAGTCAATGGAATTTTCCAGCAATGTCCAAAACTATGAGTCTTATTTCTATAGAAGCATAATGTTCCCAGATACTAATAGATCATTAAATCTATGGTTTATTCCAGTACTGCATAAACGGTCGGTGCATAACCGAACACGAGAACATAATACCGGACTATTCGCAGCACACGCCGAGCTACGTGCGCCCGGAGACGAGCCCGTTCTATGGCAACATTACGAGGTAATGTGTGGGGATGATACGAATCTATTGGGTTTATAGTGAATGATAGTAATGGATACTGTAGATACAAATTTGTTGgcgttaaattttttatagattttaatgatgTGACTTGATGTAATCACgaaatcattattatcattcaaATGATGAGAAGAGTgcgctttttatattatatctagaGTAGAAGTttacaacattaatttataaaggaataaatctcataattgttatttaattatttcaacaacTATTAAGTAGGTagattatattagttattttgcATGATATTAATGTGTAGTTATTGCATTATACcgataaaatactaataatggTTTTTTACAAACACATATACAGTATCGAAGACACAACACAGCCATACGTAGCTAGCACACCAGCGTCACCTATCTACCAACAGaactattatacaaattaccaAAGAAATACAAACCCGGCGGCAGACACAGTAACAACGACGACTACCACAGAGAACCCATACAATTATTACTACTATAGTACACAAGAACCAAAAGAATACACGGAAAAAATAACGGAAGTGACGAAATCGAGCGTGTCCTATCCGCCATCTTTGAATCAATTCTCTGTGTCCACAACGAGAAGCCCGTATGATTTCCATGATTTTTTCGCGAAAACGACAAAAGCACCCGAAACCAAGAAAGGCTTCTTCAACAAAGAGGACCTAGAGAGTTACTTCTCGAGAGGCACCACAAAGAATCCATTCCCGGACAAGAGTATCAAGTCAATATTCAAATTCGGAACGCACTACTCCCAGGGGAAATCCTCCGATAACTCCATTAGACCAGATGCAAACTCGCAACAAGTACAAATCGAACCAGCGAGATTGGTTTTCTCGTATCAGAGGAATCTCACATCCGGGGAGCTTATTCGAACGTAAATGTGCCAAAATACTTATTGGTAAGGAATCAGAACGAACTTGGATCAATTCATCCTTCGCTCTCATGGATGATCATACTTCTGCATTGGACACCACAATCGTTTTCATATATCGTTACTTCGCCACTCTTTCCTTCACGAGTCGAAGCTGTGACTATCATGCCATCTCACTCTTGCAACAAAAGACCTCAATTAATGAGAGCGAGATGTTTGCGCTTCCGACTCAATCATTCACATGTGTGCTACGTACTATGGAATGCCATTGTATACTTTcagcaatatataattaaacacagTTTCCTTGTGTACATAACTCAAGAACCATCCTGAAACTACCCATATCTCTACACTTCAGTCATTGAACTTTACAAATTGTACTTCTGGCTGTCTATTCATACATTTACTCTACTCTACTATACTTTGTACTCCTCTGTGCACGAAGTATGTCGTACATACTGAAGTCAATATTTtccaatagaaaaaaaagattaaaaagttgccctcaaattaaatagattgCGTCAAAATGTTGAAAGGCTATTTATGTACCACATACTCGTATTTACTTACAACTTTAAAATTGACTGTATATAGTGTGCTAATACGTACCgacattaatttatctttccagaacttaattttacaataccaATAAATTTTCCAATCACCTCAATCAAAGatcgtttattataataggtaATGCACCTACGTTTTACGATTAGTTTGAAAACAGAAAACAAAGCaataatactattaatttaattaacctaCCTTTGAATCTTTctaatcgaataaaaaaacctaatcatattaatataacatttcatttatttgtttgacttACACTTTATGTTACAGTAGCCGCCACTAGCGAATCGAGCGGTAAACAAAACAGAAGACTGCTAGCTGGATGGATATACGAAGCAATGGCGCCAAATCGCCTTGTCCTCGAACCGTCAAATCCAGTTCTTATTTTGCAGATTGTGAAGTGTTCGCATATTAAACTTGAATATTACCCTTTGAATTTGtaaattctgtttttttttctcatattgTATGCACCTGTTATTGCACAGTTTATGTTTTTGACAGATAAAATGCGTGGCAAAAGTTATGTCATGACGCTCGTCAAAAAgaaattgacataaaattctagaacattttcttttataaatgaaaatatcctTAAAATGATCCTAAATCAGACTCATCTGggtaatattcaatatacagCGGGTAAAATGTGCGCAATGCtagtttgtttgaaaaaaaaaaacgtgtcTGAAGACAATTAGTGTCAGACATTGTTCTGTGAGTGATATTACAATGTGATTGTGTTTTAATGGACTTTAAGTACATTAGCTTGTAACAATTGTGTATAAATACGATGAACAAGATGAAAACAAGAATTCCTTAACAtagcttaaatatatttttagtctatggtatttcgtttaaaaacggttgtaaaatagtatttttctaagaataaaatgaaagaaactGCCAAGAAGTGCCTTTTATGgataattattaagataattaagTTGATAGCGCTTCTAAATCTCTTCAGGCCTAcgatatgtttatttcatgttaTCGAAAACTTACGTTATCTATGTGCGGTTAcagttctttttaaatttaactaaggCCGGACTCGTATccactatttataataattataattttaactgacTTGGCGACTGGATCGCCTttcatagatatattttacctATTTCCTTTACATATAGCACTAGGTTCTACTTGCCAGTGTAAAATCGATAGcttgtatagtattttcttaaagttatttatgtgACATAGACAAATAAAGTTACCATAGATTAGTTtggcaatattttttcacGAACAACTCCGTAATGTATTACTTGCCgactatttattctatttatatatgatacCTTTGTCATTAAGtacattttaagaaaaaatacaaaattaatttctataacatCTTTTATTCCATCTACTTTGCACACCCATCACCGCACTAATTGTAAACAACATTTGTAAACTTACATActttaaattgtgtatttaaaaatacagaaaatgaACACAAGCAAAGTCAaccaaaaaaatcaaaatatacatatttttttgttctccaatacaaaattaacaaaagtCAAGGTTAGAATGTGATAACTGACTTGTTAGAAATGTGATATCAAGTCACAATAATTatgcaaatttaatacaaattaatgatGTAAgcaacttgttttttttttttaattaaatctagaATAAAACATAGCTAACAGAGTTAAGTTGGTCATTActgtaaaacaaaatctttGTGAGTATTTTTCTTGCTTTAGACGCAAAATTGATCATATGTAACTTCAAACATCAATCCACAGATTACTTAATgcagcaaaataaaaaaaaaaacaaagtataatatatttattaaacaaggTGCTTACAACTTGTATAACTTACATATTGTACTTATATTAACCTGCTTTCACTGGCAGTTTGCTGGATCCAACATTCTTAACAAGCAGTTTTGTTAACATGCCCACAGATAACACAAACATTAGACCTGCCGGCATGAACTTCCTGCCATTGTAGTACCTGTgaacacaaaatatacaattgtttcatttaattgttttaacttaactttaataatattcactatacaaacatttttgtattgtataaataaaagttaccAGGTGATTATTTCTTATgctaaattttatgataaatgctCAAATTTGAGGAACAAGGGAACTAAATGTGTTAAAAGTCTGTTTTATAATGccattaagtatattatgccCTGCAATACAGAAACCAGGGATATGTAGATGTGTTTgagaatgtataaaaatgtaatgctatataatatatgatacacccttcaacatttcttttaaagaTGAAAACCtgattttttgtcaaattaatctacattactacatagtaatttaatagtaatcgatgaatttaattgtttattccGAGTGATATTTTGCGCATGAGTGTTTGCGGCCCTGTGTACCACCAGAGCCGGCGTACCATCGATTCgtttattgtataaactagctgcgccccgcggtttcacccgcgtaagtccgtatcccgtaggaatatcgggataaaaagttgcctatatgttattccagttgtccaactgtctacttaccaaatttcatttcaatcggttcagttgtttttgcgtgaaagagcaacaaacacacacacacatccttacaaactttcgcatttataatattagtaggatgtgtgtgtgcatCATAGCAGCTCTTGTATTTTCCATAAATCATACTTTGATCAGAGTAATGagagtgaaatattttattttaccttttcCTTAGCATGACATAATGAAACATGTCTTTATTGAGGATGACCTGGTTTTTTGGCacaggtatatttatatttcaagaaCATCAATCAGTggaactaataaaataaaatcaggtACTCAGAACAGAACTCGACTGTTAAATACACAAATGCTATTCATTCATTAGATtgacaatttatattgtatttagtttGAACCACCTTATGTCAGGAATGACTggatcaatttaaaaattctttccccATCAGATATATATGTGATCCCTAAGCGTTATAGgcatatatatttaccacaGATGAATGAACTTGACTACTCTGACATATGTTTCAAGAGAATATGCAATATATGATTGAATGTGAGAAActgaattaacattttttatcttcTAGACATGTAAGTTAAAAGGAGTGcctgtttgtaatattaaaaatagccgtttattactaaatataatatcgagCTACTGGGTAGGTACaccaaaataacatttttttacaatttttgtctgtCCATTTGTTCCTAATCTCTAAattggctggaccgattttgatgacacTTTCAttactacatatatacattacattaagtgtaaaatatatatctgaaTTATTAGAGAATAAGACAACAGTACAACAATATAAACCACTGTTGCCATACAAATACTTATTAGTTATAAAAGAATGCTATAAATTGCCAGTCTTTTGTTATTGTTGAAGGGATCAGTAAACAGACCTGTATCCCATCAGTCCACCTAAAGCAGTTGTTGTGCCCAGCATCAGTGTGTAGTTAGATGAATCTTGACTTAACTGGTAGGCTCCAACACCTGAAATAtaatgatgtatttttaatttttagttttatagcattgaaatgctttataaatgagaaattttgaaagaatagaaaaaatggaaaaaattttttgatcctgcctcgtgatcaaattttttctattctttcaaaatttctcatgatgtattttatataccaaattcaactataatatttaatagcaattttttgtacaatcCTACGAATCTAACATTGGGATGCTGGGAGGACAtgaataatcaaattttacttaatatattaatgtcaaTTGAATATACtcagaacaaataaaaatgtctacaATAAATgagacaataatatttatcttgaCAGATACTGTCAGCTacgagttaaataaaaaagacaatttaatctatattatggATATGTAAATACTAATAACATAGCTGTTATTAGGTGTGacaaatctaaattaaaaatataaagatgaaaatttgtttatttgaacacaCTATTCTCGGGAACAACTGgaccaaatttcaataattctatCACCGTTTGATCTGCAGATGGTCCTTGTGTACTTTaggatatatgtatgttaatcttaatatatataaaaagttatgtaaattaaacaacTTATAACTCAGAAAGAAATCTGAAGTTGGAACATAAAAAGTCTTACCGTAAAAAATAAGCAGTCTACAAACACTgtggttatatttatatatgtatgtatgtgtgagATATGACAGTCTGTGAAATGCTATATTGGCATATCTCAATAGCAGTGTAgatgtaaaaataactattgatGATTATACATTACTGCATTTATACAAAGGACAACAATCTATTCAACATATTCAACATAGGTTTAATAGgtacaataaagttttattccccaattaaacaatacttcagattaataaacatgtgccaaaaaaaaaacaccaaatACAAGGTTTTCTTATTTCTCAATTCTTATAATATCTTACCCAAGATAGATCCGAAGATAAGCCCAGCACCTAGGGATGGTATGGatcctgaaaaataaataaaaacaagagcattataattttcttctaAATTTCGAGACACGCTCATAATCTTTTCTAGAAAGTTCTTATAAAAAgagtaaatagtatttttaaccAAAACCGG
This DNA window, taken from Zerene cesonia ecotype Mississippi chromosome 26, Zerene_cesonia_1.1, whole genome shotgun sequence, encodes the following:
- the LOC119837190 gene encoding transmembrane protein 14C, coding for MGVDILGFAYAATVAAGGIMGYAKAGSIPSLGAGLIFGSILGVGAYQLSQDSSNYTLMLGTTTALGGLMGYRYYNGRKFMPAGLMFVLSVGMLTKLLVKNVGSSKLPVKAG